A segment of the Gammaproteobacteria bacterium genome:
GGTGCAGGCCGAAGGACATCAGGTCGTTCATCAGGTCGTAGCGCGGCGCGACAGAGGCGAAAACTTGTCCGACGCGCCGCCGCTTCTCCGCCGCGGAGACTTGTTGGTAGCCGTAGTCCACGCGCTCGGCGCCGTCCGCGTTGTCCATGCCGCCGCGGCCCCCTTCCCCGTCCGGCGTCCCCGTGCTCTCCTGTTGCCGCTCCTGCACCCGGTCCTTCGCTACAGGATGTAACGGCTGCGGTCGGCGCTCTCGATGAGGTCGTCGAGCCGGCCGGCCACATACTTCTTGTCAATCAAAATCTTTTTGCGCTGGTCTGTCTCGGAGGCGGAGAACAGCAATTCTTCCAGCAGCCGTTCCATCACCGTTTGCAGGCGCCGCGCCCCGATATTCTCCGTCTGATCGTTGACCCGCCAGGCCGCCTCGGCGATGTGCCGCACCGCGTCGGCGCCGAACTCCAGCCGGATCCCCTCGGTGCGCAGCAGCGCCTGGTACTGCCGGGTCAGGGAATAATCCGGCTCGACCAGGATCCTCTCGAAGTCGGCCGCGGTGAGCGAGGACAGCTCGACGCGGATGGGGAAGCGTCCCTGCAATTCCGGGATCAGGTCGGCCGGCTTGCTCGCATGAAAGGAGCCGGAACCGATGAACAGGATGTGGTCCGTGCGCACGATCCCGTACTTGGTGGTCACCGTGCAGCCCTCCACCAGGGGCAGCAGGTCGCGCTGCACCCCCTCGCGGGAGACCTCCGCCCCGTGCCCGGTGTGAGAGACGGTCTTGTCAATCTCGTCCAGGAACACCAGCCCGTTTTGTTCGACATTCCTTACCGCCTGCGTTTTGACCTCGTCCTCGTCAATCATCTTGCGCGCCTCTTCCTCGGCGATCAGCTTCATGGCATCCCGCACTTTCAGCGTGCGCGTCCTCTTGCGGGTGCTGGCCAGATTCTCGAAGACGCTCTGCAACTGGCCGGTCATCTCCTCCATGCCCGGCGGCGACATGATCTCCACTCCCATCGTGGGCGCCTCCAGTTCCACCTCGATCTCCCGTTCGTCGAGCCTGCCGTCGCGCAGCTGCTGGCGAAAGCGTTCCCGGGTCCCGGAGGCGGCGCCGTCCGCCGCCTGCGGACGGTCGTGCCCCATCCCGGGCAGTATGATCTCCAGCACCCGCCGCTCCGCCTCCCGCGCCGCCCGCTCCCTGACCTGCCGCATTTCCCGTTCGCGCAGCAGCTTCACGGAGATATCGGTGAGGTCGCGGATGATGGACTCCACGTCCCGCCCCACGTACCCCACCTCGGTGAACTTGGTCGCTTCCACCTTGATGAAAGGGGCGTTCGTGAGCTGTGCCAGGCGCCTGGCGATCTCGGTTTTTCCGACCCCGGTGGGGCCGATCATCAGTATGTTTTTCGGCGTGATCTCGTCGCGGATGTCCGGGTCCGCGTGGGCGCGCCGCCAGCGGTTGCGCAGGGCGACGGCGACGGCCCGCTTGGCCGCATCCTGGCCCACGACAAACTTGTCCAGCTCCTCGACGATGCGCCGGGGCGTCAGCGCGTCCGCGCGCTCCGCTACCGGCGCCGTGTCCGCGCCTTCGGTTTCGGCAGTACTTCTACGCATATCTCGCTGTTGGTATAAATGCAGATCTCCGCCGCGATCCGCAGGGCCTGCTCCACGATGCGCCGCGGGTCGTTCCTGTCCTGCTCCGCCAGGGCCCGCGCCGCCGCCGCGGCGTAACCGCTGCCGGAGCCGATCGCGGCGATCCCGTGCTCCGGTTCGATGACGTCGCCGTTGCCGGAAACGATCAATGTCTTTTCCTTGTCGGCGACGCACAGCATCGCCTCCAGCGGCCGCAGCATCTTGTTGGTGCGCCACTCTCTGGCCAGTTCGACGGCGGCGCGCTCCAGTTGCCCCTGGTTGCGGTCCAGTTTGCCCTCGAACAGGTCGAGCAGCGTAAAGGCGTCCGCCGCGCCGCCGGCGAAGCCCGCCAGCACCCGGTCGTTGTGCAGGCGGCGGATCTTGCTGGCCCCCCCTTTGACGATCATGCTGCCCAGCGTGACCTGGCCGTCCCCTCCCATGGCGACGGTCTTGGGGCCGCGAACGCAGAGCACGGTGGTCGAGCGCAGCCGCTCCATGCTCAGTCCCGGGTCTTCATCTCTTGCGCGCCCGGGGGTGGGCCCGGTCATAGACCTTGGCCAGGTGCTGAAAATCCAGGTGCGTGTAGATCTGCGTGGTGCCGATGTCGGAGTGCCCCAGGAGTTCCTGCACGGCCCGCAAGTCGCCGCTGGACTCC
Coding sequences within it:
- the hslU gene encoding ATP-dependent protease ATPase subunit HslU produces the protein MRRSTAETEGADTAPVAERADALTPRRIVEELDKFVVGQDAAKRAVAVALRNRWRRAHADPDIRDEITPKNILMIGPTGVGKTEIARRLAQLTNAPFIKVEATKFTEVGYVGRDVESIIRDLTDISVKLLREREMRQVRERAAREAERRVLEIILPGMGHDRPQAADGAASGTRERFRQQLRDGRLDEREIEVELEAPTMGVEIMSPPGMEEMTGQLQSVFENLASTRKRTRTLKVRDAMKLIAEEEARKMIDEDEVKTQAVRNVEQNGLVFLDEIDKTVSHTGHGAEVSREGVQRDLLPLVEGCTVTTKYGIVRTDHILFIGSGSFHASKPADLIPELQGRFPIRVELSSLTAADFERILVEPDYSLTRQYQALLRTEGIRLEFGADAVRHIAEAAWRVNDQTENIGARRLQTVMERLLEELLFSASETDQRKKILIDKKYVAGRLDDLIESADRSRYIL
- the hslV gene encoding ATP-dependent protease subunit HslV, with protein sequence MERLRSTTVLCVRGPKTVAMGGDGQVTLGSMIVKGGASKIRRLHNDRVLAGFAGGAADAFTLLDLFEGKLDRNQGQLERAAVELAREWRTNKMLRPLEAMLCVADKEKTLIVSGNGDVIEPEHGIAAIGSGSGYAAAAARALAEQDRNDPRRIVEQALRIAAEICIYTNSEICVEVLPKPKARTRRR